AGTCCTCCCTGCCCAAGATCAGCAGTGACTTGGGAGTGTTTAATGCACCCCATCCACGCAGGAGTTGTCACTGAACTGGTTTAACCTCTTGCCGCAGGATCCTTCCGCAAtcctggcaccagcagcagcaacatccATGTTCCCTCTTGTGAGGCCACTTTTTATGAGTCCTCCTTGGGCTTCTCATCTCCTCTCTGATCTGTCCCTCCTTCCACTTAATGAACAGGCAGTGTTTGACAGATTTTATGTCAGACTGAAACTGTTTTTCCTCACTCTTTAACAGCTGAGCCTCTGAAGTCTTGCTTGAGGTTAAGGGAAGACAAGAGGTTTCAAATGGGGAGAAACTGTGGGGTTTGAGCACTGCTGTTTCTCCAGAACCATGTCTGAGTTCAAAGCCATACCGTGGGCTGTGGGTGAATATTCCATTTTGTCACaagttttgaggtttttaaatgtctttttgttgcacactggaaaacaaacaaaacccttccCATGTTTCCGCAAAGCCGAACGctgtcaaaacatttttgttggATAAGGTCAggttttctctccctccttctccacacaGGAGTGACCGATGCCTGAAACCCCCTTCACTGAGACTGAAGAGCTCAAGTGCTGAGAAAACAGCCAAGTTCAGTGAAGTCCAGAGCATCCAAACATCCTGAGTGCTCCCACTGCAAGGggcaaaccccaaacccaagaGCAGGAGCTTTATCTGGAAGCTCCATTTGCTCAGCCACCGTTATCAGGGAATATTTTTGGAAAgagccttcccttcccacaccacCTCCTCCCTAACAATACACATGTCATGGCTCTGTCAGGTTAATGACAGGACTTGGAGGGATCAAAGTTCATTTCACAAAGCACCTGCTGTGGTACAGCAGGGGTTTGGGGCTGCTTTCATCCAGCACAGTCCCAGCAGGAAGCCTCACTCAGGAGCAGCGTGATTCCTGCGTGCTGGCATTTGCTTGTCCCCAAACCACGAGTTCAAGAGCAGGTTtagcagaaagaaacaaaggatttctctctgtccctgctgctccttgcagggGCCTGGGCCATCACCTTCTCCGTGGGCACACAGAGGGAGACATTTTAAATATCCTTCAATAATGGAGCTGGACAACTGGGAAATTCCTGCTCCCAGTTTGCAGCAGGGAACGTTACAggtaaggaaagaaataatctgAGGGAGGGTTGTGTGAGTTGAGCTGGGTTCAGGTGGTGTTGGCTCAAAGGGGGTCATGAGCCAGTCTCCTTTAATCTAAGTCACACTTTGCATCAGCTCAGAGGAAGGTGCCTCACAGAGGTCAGCTCAGCACATGGAACGAATCCTGGGATAAGGTTTGTACTTCCTCCTTTTCAGGCAaaactccagcagcaggatATGTAAAAATGAAGTAAGGAATTCCAAAAGCCTGCCAAGGCTGCAACCTGAAATCCATTACAATGTTCTGCTGCATTACTGCTATGAAGACACTACTGATTACAACCAGATCATAGCACAGACAAACATTTGTCCAATTAGGGGTTAGGCACTTAATAAATGAGTGTGGAATAGGAAAAGGAGCCGGAAAGACACTGCCAGGCTGAAGTTAGATTGAAAAATCCACTAGCTCCTTCCAACAGTAACTGAGAAAGTGCCatataaaaatcataaaatggtttaaAACTCTGTTATTCCTTTTATCTTTGTGCTTGGAAAACGAGTTTCCTTCTCAGTTAGCTTGGAAATGAAGAGACTGGTGAGGTTCAGGTATGTTCCAGTTGCATTCCATGAACTAATACAACTGACTGAAAATTCAACGGGGTattaagtttttatttctaaattgtTCCAATTAAAACTATTCCTGGTAATATTAGAAATCTGCTCAAGGCACAGAGGTTAGCTCTGGATCTGAACACCATTCAGCAAGTTTGTTCAGATCTATCTCTACTTAGGTTTGATCATTTttgccccatccccagctgctgtTTAGTGGGGGTGGCATTTTCCTGGCACTGTCCCTAGAACCCATTCAGTTATTTTAGGCTTCACAGTGAGCTGGGACTAGGAGGGGGCAATGGAATATCTTCTGGGAGAGGTTACTACTCCCTTCTTAGCATGAGGGCTGCACTGCAGGTTTAGGGGTCCCGAATGCTCACAGGAGGAAACTCATTCTCATCGTCCAGACAGACTGGGCCAGTTGCAAACTCATGCTCTGGGATAACCTCCCCCCGCAGGGCTCCGCCGTCCTCCGAGTAACCTGgacagaggaaaacacaaagtGTTACTGCAGGAAGGGATGGGAGGAGGCTGCAACAGGCAGCAGACACTGTTACCACCTTTTTAGCACTGAGCTGCTTCCTCTGGCTTCCTGGCAGAGCTCATGGAGTAAGGAAGAGGAAGGTGTCTCCATGGACACTATGGATTATGGATGAACTACATGGTCAtctcctgtggcagcagctttcctcctcctgccatgaGCCTGAGCACCAATTTCAGAGTAAGATCTACATTTGTATGTGGATCTTAGGAATATAATGAGAGAGCCACCCAGtcttttcctgcagcactgtAGTGCAAGGTGTACCAGCTTCAGAGACTCTGAGGCAATCTCACCACAGAAACAGTGAGCCCTGACTTCTATACCCACAGAAGCAACTCCTGGAAACCACCTGGCAGCAGCCGCTGTCTGACAAACAGTGGTTACTGCTCTGCCCTGtctgtggcacagctctgcacagggagcagagctggcacaggggcacaggaagcagagcagaaaactCCTGGCCTGTTTCTGTGGCAGGGGATGAACCAGGTGAGCTCCAAAGTCCTGCTGACCCAGTGTGCAGTGCACACAAGGTGATCCTGGATGAACCCTTGGAATCTGGGATGCTTTCCACTTTGCCCCAGGTGGTTTTGTGGCTTCTGCCCAAGGAAGGGCAGATGTGGTGCTTACCTGGCATGGTTGAAGTTGAAGGCACTGTACTTTGTCTGGCTACAGTTGCTGCATAAGATTGAGGTACTGGAGGCTGAAGgtcattttctttgttctcctcCATCTTTCCTGAGCCAAGCAGACTAATGGTAGAGATCAAGAGAGGGGAGAAGAGTTCGTCCTGATCCCTgttcctccccagctccagctaaGACAAGCCCATGCATCCACATCTCCTCGAAGCACATcacccatccccatccctgcatgcagcagccccagcagtgctgtggacAGGGGAGCATTGTGCTCCACAAGGAAAGCAGGGGGTGAAGAAGGAGATAGGGAAAGCACCACTTCGGCTGGAGGACAATGCTGGCACAGGAACAGAAGGGAATAGATTGACCACAAAAGCTTTAGGTTACAAAGGCAAACAGTGTTTCTAATCACAGAGGGGGCTCCGAAGGGCTTCCAACAGGAGCAAACTAGATGGGAAAAGCAGCCCTGGCTAGTTTAGGATGGAGTTTGAGCAGAGATACCGTATTATGTAATGTAACTCATGACCCAAGGGCCCTTTTCAGCCCTCTGATGCACAGAGGAGCCCACATGACGAGGCTGGGGGCTGCGGGCGGCGCGCGCTGGACAGCGCAGCTTTgaagtgcttttgttttgtggcttttccaaAAGCTGCTGGCACTTTCCTGGCTGGCAGCCACCTCCCAGCCCGGAGCACATGTTACATCTCACCCCACCCCAAAGGCTTCACATCTGGAGCCAAGCAGCCCAGATGTGTGCGGGGGGGTTACGTGCTTAATGGCATTTGCATATGGACTGAACAGTGGCGGGGGAGGCTCTGTttccacagaatcccagaatgatttcagttggaaaagacctctaagatctTCGAGcccaacctttgactgatcaccaccaGCTTGTCACTCAGACCAGAGCACTGACGGCCATATCCAGTTGTTCCTTGAACAACTCCAAGAATGGTgaccccaccacctccctgggcagcttgtcCAACGCTTAACAAccccttccatgaagaaattcctctgctTTGGCACTGGGCTTTTGTTTACAGAGCTCACAGTGTCACTTCACACCATCCTACCCCCAGCAAGCTCTCCAGCACCCACTCCAATCTGGAGAAggtgctctgctctcctgccaccACAGTggtcagagctctgctgtgggggCACCTCCTAAAGCACAGCCTGCCCAGTCTAAGCTGGCATGTCCCACAGCTCCCATGGCATCTGAGATGTCTCTGGTTTCTGCTGCAAAAACCCCTGTGTCCCTGCTTCCCACCCACATCTGTCAGCTCAGGCAGCTCAAATCACAAATTCAGTTCTTTCTTGCTCCTACAGCTCCGTTTTGTGCTGCCAGGTGagatttcctttcattttttgaaagatCAGCCTCTGTATGAGGTGTGAGAGGAGGCAGAGTTACCTGTGATTCTTAATTAAGACACACTCCCCTCCATCCTGTGGGTCCAGGTTATAGATGTAGAGATGTCCATCTGATGTCGTCACCAACAGTCGAGGCAGCTTCTGAATCCTGGTGGGAAAAGCATCCTGAGGCCAAaaccctcacacacacagacacagcagcactCACACCATGTGCTCTGAGGCAGGGGGATGAGACAAGGCTGGCCTGGCCCAGGGGGCAGAGGTCAGTAGGGTCAGTACGTACGTGGAGAGGGCACAGATGTTCCTTTGTCCGGAGATGTTCAGCCGGACGGTGGCAAACGCTCGGTCCTGGCTCATCATGCCCGACACCTGGGCAGGGAGGTAGTTGGTGGCAGCCTGGAACATCTTTCCCATGTAACCACTCCAGGTTGGAGGCTCCTCTGGCCGGCTGAGGGGGTCACAAAGCAGTGTCAGTGGGGTTACCATGATCAGGGTGACAAAACATCAGGGACAGACCAAATGATCCTCATCTCACACAGGTGAAGGGTTTTTTGGAGCACCTGTACATTGTGCACCAGTGTGGCTGGAAGCACAGGGAGAAGGCAGGGGACAGTGGCACCTCATAAACCCAGAGAGGCCCAGAGAGCCTGACAGCAGGGGTGCAGTGTGTGGCTGTTCCAAGGAGTGAGTCCCTCAGGACACAAAGACACTCTGCAGCTGGTATTGGTCATGGAGAGTACATGGTGAGGACATAGGGAGCAGCTGAGTAAACACAGACCTTTGAAGCAAAGACAGCCCTGGGCCAGGCAGATTAAGCCAGGCTAATCCCTCACCTGTCTGTGAGATGCTCCAGTTTGAAGATGTGCACGGTCTCCGTGTTGCTGGAAGCACAGAGGAACTGGGAATCCATGCTGAACACCAGGGAGCTGATGTTCACGTATCTAGAGCCGAGCAAGGACAAGACTGGTCACTCCATGGCAATTCATGCAAGGGGAACTGCTGGGTTTGGCTCACGGGGAAGTggatggggaggaaggagacCCATCCATGGTGAGGATcatcctgcacagctgctgctgagcctgtGGGCTCACTGTGCAATTCCTTAATCCCTTTGCTCAGAGGGCTGGGGGTAACCTCGAGCTAGTGACAAACAGCCAGAGAGGTGGAAATGTCCTTGctcacagagctgcctgtggagGGAACATCTGTGCCAGTCTTgttgcagcttctgctgctgcagagaccaGGGAGGATATCCAAAGTGCTGAACAGTGGGATACAAACAGCATCTCCTGCACAGGTTCAGCAGGACTGAGGTCTCTGACAATGTTGGGGACTTCATTacttcaaataagaaaaaagaaaggacagagtAAATGGAGTGACCCCAtgtctcttccctgctctgtgaCACACTGAAGGGAATCActgagctgggcacagcctggcacagtgaCATTTTGAGCTGATACGTTtgctcttgttttccttctgcaaaagaTGCCAAAGCCACCAGGATCTGATGTTGCCCTGTGTCCCTGAGTTTACATTTCGGCTCCGGGAGCCCTCTGTGTATGTGTCACTGCCAGAAGAATTAACTGACCTTTTCATCCCTCGCCGGAATTCACAGAGTTTTTGCCCCCCAGGAATGGAAAATACACGAATGACTGTGCCctgcaaaaaatgcaaatggaaataTCACGTAGGAGCAGGCCAAGGAGCCCGAGCCCTTTCCCTGACACACCCAGGAAACTCAGGATGTGCAAAGGCTCCTCCTGTTTGCTAGCCGGGCTCAGTCTGATCCTGATACACTGATCAGCCAGTggtccctctgtgctggctgtgtttaagaaggagcagctcaggggtGCTGatgcagccctgggcagagggaaggtACTTGCAGCCATACTCACTCACTTTTTCAGAAGCACTGGCCAACTTGGAGCCGGTGGAGTTGAAGGCGAGAGCAGCCAGAGGCCCGTCGTGGGCAGGAATGGTGCAGGCTGTTTTCTGTAGGGCACAAGGTAACACAAGGTGAGTGCAAAGGGACAAGCTGGTCCTTGGACTGTGTGAGGGCAGGGCATTCCTGCCTCGCACCCTATCCAGACCTGCTGATATGGATTCATGGGATCGTCCTGTGCTGATGGTATCCCTTCAACAACCTCAGCAGTTTATCTCTGCCCTGCCTTGAGCTCATTCGCCACCTACTACGGCCACTGTGATTACAGAACGTGCACCTCAGGGGCAGAGAACCTCAGCTTCCCGCCTCTCCAGGGTTTGGGATTGTGCCTGCACCCTCTCCAAGGCCTGGCACTTCTTTGCCAGGATGAGAGCTGGCTTCCCTGCAactctgtgctgcacagcaagTCCTGCGGCAGTGACACCACCTGCAGGGAGCCCCAGCCCTCACAGCAcctcttgcagcagcagcattttccctgtgttctgctcctcccctgctgcagaTCCTCCGCTCCCACTGTACATACAGAGCCACCAGCCTTATGTAACCCAAAGCCCTGGCATAAACAGCAGATAATCATGACCCTGCATCCAGCCAGGGACAGATTTCCTAAGAGGACTTTGGACACTTTGCCCTCTCTGTGACTTTGGATCCAGcatcccttccagcccacaGTGCGGCAAAGCGGCTGCTCCGGgtcctgtgctgtgcctggagcagctccaacCCCCCCCCCGACCCACACTGGTCACATCACTCCCATGGGATATGCTGCTGACGCTCCCGTAGCAACCCCAGTGTCAGCCTGGCAGTGGCCCTtgggctgcagggcagtggGTCACGTTTCCCCGAATatcctgtgctgggagatgCGTGCCCTGATCTCAGAGCTGTCTATTCCGAGCAAGGGGATACGTCCAGATGTACCTCCCAGGCAATTCCCTTGCACTCCAGCTCTGTGGAGTGTATTTATTCATCCTTCCCAAGGGCCCCGTTGGCTTTGCTGTGgctctgtttgttttcagccCCTGCCGGTATCCAAAGGCTGAGCTTCGCACTTACCAAAGTATTTCCGTCGTAAAGCGCGATCTCTCCGCTGGTCGCGCTGCCGGGATAAGCCAAGTAGGAGTTGGCGTGGTTGATGGAGAGAGCACACAGACctggcagggggacagggacacggcTGAGGCTGAGCGGGGGGAGGGCAGAGCGGGGCACGGCGGGGGTTCAGGCTCTGGCTCATTCTGGGGCTGCCCGGGCCCGGCGCAGAGCGCTGGGAATGCCTCGGCCGTGGGGACATCTGCTGGTACGGGACAGAACGGCGGCTGTGCCCTGCCACCCTCCCCGGTCCCCGAGCACAAGGAACCCAGACCCGGCTCTTCAGCACGCTCTGGGCTTTCCCCCTGCATCATCTCCCTGGAGAAGGCAGTAGTAGGTGCATGAAACAGCGAAGGACGTGTCGGTCTGAGGGCTGACAGCACTCCTGTCCAGACACATCTGGACACGTCCAGATGTGCACAGGGTGTAGATGCCGGGTTGGAagctcagaggagcagcacgGCGTAGGTACAGCCCCGTTGCAGCCTGGCTGAAGGCAATGCCATTTCCTTCTGCTCGGAATggaaaagggaagcagagaaagacaaaggaaaTGCGCCAGCTGTACAGGGAGTTTCCAGCGGACAAGGAACTTGAATGCAGCGAAATTTTAAGCACAGGGGGAATTCATCCCCGTAAGACCCATCTGGGTTTGTGCCAACATGAGCACAAAGGTTCCGAAATGCTCCTTTCAAAGCGGGCAGGAATTACAGGATGagacagggatggatggatggatggatggatggatggatggatacGTGTGTGGGTACATCCATCCGCTTGTCCCCCAGGTGACCTTGGAAAAGAGcatctcttcctgctgctggctgaggatGCAGCCCGGTGAATCCTGTCACATACGAAACGTGCCTCGCTCGCTTCCTGCCCCACATCCTTGCgctcacagccctcccaaaCCCAACGACAGCCTCCAGCACGACCTGAGCTTCCTGACCCGCGGCGGGGGTCCCACCTAATCCCACGTGCGGAGGAAGTCGCGGGGTTAAAGGCACCGGGGACGCTGCCACGGTCCCCGAACAGGCCAGCAGGACAGCCACACACCGCACGTAGACGCACGGACGTGTCGCACCGTGCAAGCCCCGTGTCAGGACACGGCCCTggcccctgcccagcagcagcggGGAAGGATCGGCCGGAGCTCTCGTTTTAGGTCATTGTTTATAACCAAACAAAGAGACCGCAGcggagccaggagctgcaggatcaGCCAGAGGCCCCAGGGATCCGCTCCCCATCCATCCAGAGGCATGCACATCACGCCAAGGATGGCGCACCGGGAGAGGCAtgaggagcacagcagcagcgaAGTGCAGGCAATTAAAAGGCAATTAAAGAGGGAGGGATAGAGGAAGGCAAAGATAGCCCAGAGActctgctgctgggatgagCATCCTGCCTTCTCTGGATGGTGAACCCTCGGCCCAGGCAGCACGGGGGGGATCAGTACAGCCCTTTCAGAGAGGATCAGGGAAGGCTGGAGCTAAACAAAGCGAGCTCTGAGTGCCGGGGTGAGTCACccgctccctctgctcctctggccGGGAGAAGCGGCCGGGAAACCAGGCCAGGGGAAAACACAGATGTGAGTGTACTGGGCTGACCTCAGGGACTCTCAAAGAACAAGGGTCACAGGGCCACGGGCAGCCTTTGAAGATGCTCCTCTGCCGTCAGCAGCCCCCCAGCCATAATGAGGGTTGGTGCTCGCAGTGGTGGGCtcaggagggaggaggcaggctGGCACTGCTCGGGATGGCATCTCTGGGAGTGCCACGTCAGAGGTGGCTTCCTTGAGCAGCACGGAAAAACGTTACTGTGTCCAGGAAGCCTGGTCTTGCCCTCAGGCCAGCAGGTCCAGGCACATCCAGGGCTTGGGGGGAGCCACATGAGGTGGTTTCCAAAGCTGCAGTCATTCCCAAGATGTGCCCTCATGGCACACATGTCACCACAAGCACTGTGACCTCCTTGGTTCAAATCCTGCCCCTGACATAAATCACATGAAAAACAACTGACTTGGACACCATGGGTCTTTTCCTCTCCTACGtggaggaggctggagcaggagccaggTGCTGGCCACGAACAACCAGAGATCTCACTGTGACTGGCCAGCGTGGCTGCAGCAAACCCTGGTCCTGCTTGTGCCGGTGTCACCGTGCCCAGGGCACACACTTCAGGGGGGTGGCACATTTTCCATGTGCTCCTACATCCCCCAGCACAGATCCCCACTCCTAAACAAGTTGCACAAAGAGCAGTGAGACTGGACTGCCCTGACCTACTGGACACACTGTCCTCGGGGTCAAGCTTGGGACCAAAGCAGATGGCCCAGGGACAACAGGGGCACTGCACTTGTCACTCAGCTCATTTCAATGACAGCTGCTGCAGTAAAAGGGGTTTAAAACACTAAGCCCATATGAAGCCTGTGATCTGCAGCATCCCAGTCCTGTCCTGGctgattgctgctgctcttaAACCATGACCTGatcctccagcccctctgtaGAACAGCTCCAGGCCTTAGTATCCCtgcccatcctgctgccaggcCTTCTGGGGAAGGTTTTAAACTTTAATTATATCTGCAGCGTTTAGCATGTTTAATCCACACAGAGAGCCCATCTGGTGAGACCTGAAGTAGGtcaggggagctgctggaagagcatCCCTTGAAAGCCCCGAGGCCAAGCGTGAGCACATCAGCAACTTCCCGAGCACCCAGCCATGAAGAGATGCCCGAGCAGGACGGCACAGCAACGCGGGCACCCGGCCAagcttccctctctgctgctaaaaatagctcctctcccagcagcaggaaagccGGATTCACCCCGTGCCACACACACAGGAtctgtgctgcagccacctgccctgcccctcGTGTTTGCAGCCTGCACGGAATAACATCAGGTGGCTGGGAACTCCCTGGCAGGGATCGGTGCTGGGCCTGGCTGTGTGTTCTGTCCCCGGTGATCACCTTGGAGCTGACCCCAAGGGCAAGTCAGACCCGCTGCCcatctctgctctcctttgATGCATCTGCTCTGGACAGAGCAGGGGTTTGCTCCAGACAGGGCAGGGTTTTGCTGAGGACAGAACTGGGTCACAGCACGAGGTCTGACAGAGCTCAAGCAGAATTTGGACAATACtctgggcacagggtgggattgttgggatggtgctgtgcagggcaaggagctggactcagtgacccttgtgggtcccttctaactcagcttattctgtgattctccaaGCCTGACTGACTGCCTCCACGCATTTCTGGCCTCCCAGCGCTGGATTAGGCTACACAAGCCACATGCTGGTTTAAATTCTAACACAATGCTGTGGCTCTACAAAGCTCAGTTTCACAGCTCTCCCATGCTCACCTGTCGTGTTGGGAGGTGTGTCCAAAATAGTCTTCAAAAGCTTCATGTCCTTAATGTTATGGATGTAAATCGACTCTTCCAGACAGACCACCAGCCTCTGCAAGGACACAGGGGACATGCACAGAACCTCACCAGCAgtgcctctggctgctgctcccacactTCCCAAACCCAAACCTTCACTGTCAAACTCAACAGGAGTTTCCCACACACTGAAATGTAACAGAAACGTgatctcttctgcttctccatcccctctcACACTTGGGTTTGTATGACTCTTGTTTTGAGAGTTTTTGCATCTGGTCTTGCTTTAGAGAGAAGATAAAACATCGTGACttcttctctgctcctctgcatcTTCCACATCCCCAGGAACAGGAAGACCCATCAGAGTTACATCCCACCACGGGCCTTGATTGCCATCTATCCCTCCCCCAACTTTCCTTTGCAGTTCATAACAAATTACTTTTTGATCACAAAGACctggcagcagagaggctgcagtCCTGCTGGTCAGTGTGCCTCCAGCTGGGAACACAGGTCCTTTGCCCTGACTTCTTCATGATATGGGAGAGAACACGGAGGTGCTGGGCCTGCCACTGCTGCTAAACTTCATGCATCCGTCCAGCACAACAATGTTCCTTTTCCCATTTGGTGTCAGCAGGGAAGACTCAGCTTTatgtgccctgcagagctgcataAACACAGAGCTGAGACACATTTGTTCAGGGACAGTCACCCTTGCACCATCTtggctgaggggctgggattTCCCATGTTCAGGTGCTTGTACCTCTTCTGCTGACCCCGTCAGGGACATTCACCCAGCCATGAGGAGCAGCCAAGCCATggggaggaaaggcagaaaggaaaaggaaagcctGATGCTGTACCCTAAGCACTGGGCCACTGTGGCCACTCAGCTTTATGTCTCAGCTTGGTCCAGATCCCTATGCGTCACCACGGAGGCTTTTTGCACAGAGGCTTTTTTTGGGACCAGGCTTTGGGTCTGGCTGAAGGGCTGTGTTTTGTAAGCCCAGCAAGTGCACAGCTCCACTTCCCTTAGTGTCAAGTGTCCAGAGGCACTGAAAACATCCCAATAAAAGCCTAAGTCCAGACCCCATCCATCCTGAAGCTGGAGCACCCGAATCCATCTACAGGAAGCCTCCACCTCTTTAGAAATGAGGCCACTTATTTAGTATCTAAATGTGGAGCTTAGTCACTAACTTGAAACACCCACATTA
The genomic region above belongs to Corvus cornix cornix isolate S_Up_H32 chromosome 18, ASM73873v5, whole genome shotgun sequence and contains:
- the WIPI1 gene encoding WD repeat domain phosphoinositide-interacting protein 1: MEAAAEAPGAPAALSCFSYNQDCTSLAIGTTTGYRLFSLSSVEQLDQVHESNEIPDVYIVERLFSSSLVVVVSHAKPQQMNVYHFKKGTEICNYSYSSHILSIRLNRQRLVVCLEESIYIHNIKDMKLLKTILDTPPNTTGLCALSINHANSYLAYPGSATSGEIALYDGNTLKTACTIPAHDGPLAALAFNSTGSKLASASEKGTVIRVFSIPGGQKLCEFRRGMKRYVNISSLVFSMDSQFLCASSNTETVHIFKLEHLTDSRPEEPPTWSGYMGKMFQAATNYLPAQVSGMMSQDRAFATVRLNISGQRNICALSTIQKLPRLLVTTSDGHLYIYNLDPQDGGECVLIKNHSLLGSGKMEENKENDLQPPVPQSYAATVARQSTVPSTSTMPGYSEDGGALRGEVIPEHEFATGPVCLDDENEFPPIILCRGGQPGKAKRS